A genomic stretch from Coffea arabica cultivar ET-39 chromosome 10c, Coffea Arabica ET-39 HiFi, whole genome shotgun sequence includes:
- the LOC113712528 gene encoding MLO protein homolog 1-like isoform X1, with the protein MAAGGGGAGERSLEETPTWAVAIVCAVFVIISFLMELGIHSLGKWFQKRQNKAMIEALEKIKSELMILGFISLLLTVSATYIAKICVPAKLGDKWLPCPEDSYEKEEEKGSRNIEDDSRRKLLLLSYAGEMVWRRALAADGDDKDYCAAKEKVSLISYKGVHQLHIFIFVLAVLHVLYSVILMALGHAKMKKWKAWELETASLEYQFSSDPARFRLAHQTTFVRRHGGKARAAGVRWIVAFLRQFFGSISKVDYLTIRNGFINAHFAPNAKFDFHRYIKRSMEDDYKRVLGISIPLWSFVLFFLLLNFSRWHTISWISLIPLLILVLVGTKLELVIMEMAQQIQDKTTVVRGAPVVEPTNDFFWFSRPHWILFLIHFTLFENAYQMAYFLWSWYEFGIGSCMHENLVMILLRVFLGLALQALCSYITFPLYALVTQMGSHMKKAIFEEQTAKALKKWHQAAKNRKKLRKAGAATDTSTSNANFTTPDQGSSPLHLLHNFKCRSNAPETESYPPSPTSYQTDNELSDLEASARGPTHDAALGTATDHRNVDPHPQDFSFVKL; encoded by the exons ATGGCTGCCGGCGGCGGTGGGGCTGGAGAAAGATCGTTAGAGGAGACTCCTACGTGGGCTGTTGCTATTGTGTGCGCTGTGTTCGTGATCATTTCTTTCCTCATGGAACTTGGGATTCATTCCCTTGGAAAG TGGTTTCAGAAACGCCAAAACAAAGCCATGATCGAAGCTCtggaaaaaattaaatcag AGCTGATGATACTGGGGTTCATTTCCCTGCTGCTTACCGTGAGCGCCACCTATATTGCAAAGATATGTGTTCCAGCCAAACTCGGAGATAAGTGGCTGCCCTGCCCTGAAGATTCGTACGAGAAGGAGGAGGAAAAAGGAAGCAGAAATATTGAAGATGACAGCCGTAGGAAACTACTGCTACTTTCCTACGCGGGAGAAATGGTATGGCGTCGAGCTCTGGCTGCTGATGGGGATGACAAAGATTACTGCGCTGCTAAA GAGAAGGTATCGTTGATATCATACAAGGGAGTGCATCAGCTGCACATCTTCATATTCGTTCTTGCAGTTCTTCATGTCCTTTACAGTGTCATCCTCATGGCCCTCGGTCACGCCAAG ATGAAAAAATGGAAGGCGTGGGAATTGGAAACCGCTTCCTTGGAATATCAGTTCTCAAGTG ATCCGGCTAGATTCAGGCTGGCCCATCAAACAACTTTTGTGAGGCGTCACGGTGGAAAGGCCAGAGCAGCGGGAGTGAGATGGATC gTGGCATTCTTGAGGCAATTTTTTGGTTCGATATCCAAGGTGGATTATCTGACGATCCGCAACGGATTCATCAAC GCGCATTTTGCTCCAAATGCCAAATTTGATTTCCACAGGTACATCAAAAGATCCATGGAAGATGACTATAAGAGGGTCTTGGGAATAAG TATCCCATTGTGGTCCTTTGTCCTCTTCTTTCTGCTTTTAAACTTTTCCC GTTGGCATACAATATCCTGGATATCCTTGATCCCGCTTCTC ATCCTCGTTTTGGTGGGGACTAAACTTGAACTGGTTATAATGGAGATGGCACAGCAAATCCAGGACAAGACTACAGTTGTTAGAGGAGCTCCTGTGGTGGAGCCAACCAATGACTTTTTCTGGTTCAGTCGCCCCCACTGGATCCTCTTCTTAATACACTTTACCTTGTTCGAG AATGCATACCAAATGGCATACTTCTTGTGGTCATGG TACGAGTTCGGGATCGGTTCATGCATGCATGAGAATTTGGTGATGATATTGCTTCGAGTATTCCTCGGGCTTGCCCTTCAAGCCCTCTGCAGCTACATTACATTCCCTCTGTATGCCCTGGTAACGcag ATGGGATCTCACATGAAGAAAGCAATTTTTGAGGAGCAAACTGCCAAGGCTCTGAAGAAATGGCATCAGGCGGCTAAGAACAGGAAGAAGCTGCGCAAAGCAGGGGCAGCAACAGATACTTCTACTAGTAATGCCAATTTCACCACCCCAGATCAAGGTTCTTCACCTCTCCATCTGCTTCACAACTTCAAATGCCGCTCTAATGCTCCAGAAACAGAAAGTTATCCTCCTTCTCCAACGTCTTATCAAACTGATAATGAGCTTTCAGATCTTGAAGCTTCCGCCCGCGGACCTACACATGACGCCGCATTAGGTACTGCCACAGATCATAGAAATGTAGACCCCCATCCTCAAGATTTTTCATTTGTTAAGCTCTAG
- the LOC113712528 gene encoding MLO protein homolog 1-like isoform X2 produces MAAGGGGAGERSLEETPTWAVAIVCAVFVIISFLMELGIHSLGKWFQKRQNKAMIEALEKIKSELMILGFISLLLTVSATYIAKICVPAKLGDKWLPCPEDSYEKEEEKGSRNIEDDSRRKLLLLSYAGEMVWRRALAADGDDKDYCAAKEKVSLISYKGVHQLHIFIFVLAVLHVLYSVILMALGHAKMKKWKAWELETASLEYQFSSDPARFRLAHQTTFVRRHGGKARAAGVRWIVAFLRQFFGSISKVDYLTIRNGFINAHFAPNAKFDFHRYIKRSMEDDYKRVLGISIPLWSFVLFFLLLNFSRWHTISWISLIPLLILVLVGTKLELVIMEMAQQIQDKTTVVRGAPVVEPTNDFFWFSRPHWILFLIHFTLFENAYQMAYFLWSWYEFGIGSCMHENLVMILLRVFLGLALQALCSYITFPLYALMGSHMKKAIFEEQTAKALKKWHQAAKNRKKLRKAGAATDTSTSNANFTTPDQGSSPLHLLHNFKCRSNAPETESYPPSPTSYQTDNELSDLEASARGPTHDAALGTATDHRNVDPHPQDFSFVKL; encoded by the exons ATGGCTGCCGGCGGCGGTGGGGCTGGAGAAAGATCGTTAGAGGAGACTCCTACGTGGGCTGTTGCTATTGTGTGCGCTGTGTTCGTGATCATTTCTTTCCTCATGGAACTTGGGATTCATTCCCTTGGAAAG TGGTTTCAGAAACGCCAAAACAAAGCCATGATCGAAGCTCtggaaaaaattaaatcag AGCTGATGATACTGGGGTTCATTTCCCTGCTGCTTACCGTGAGCGCCACCTATATTGCAAAGATATGTGTTCCAGCCAAACTCGGAGATAAGTGGCTGCCCTGCCCTGAAGATTCGTACGAGAAGGAGGAGGAAAAAGGAAGCAGAAATATTGAAGATGACAGCCGTAGGAAACTACTGCTACTTTCCTACGCGGGAGAAATGGTATGGCGTCGAGCTCTGGCTGCTGATGGGGATGACAAAGATTACTGCGCTGCTAAA GAGAAGGTATCGTTGATATCATACAAGGGAGTGCATCAGCTGCACATCTTCATATTCGTTCTTGCAGTTCTTCATGTCCTTTACAGTGTCATCCTCATGGCCCTCGGTCACGCCAAG ATGAAAAAATGGAAGGCGTGGGAATTGGAAACCGCTTCCTTGGAATATCAGTTCTCAAGTG ATCCGGCTAGATTCAGGCTGGCCCATCAAACAACTTTTGTGAGGCGTCACGGTGGAAAGGCCAGAGCAGCGGGAGTGAGATGGATC gTGGCATTCTTGAGGCAATTTTTTGGTTCGATATCCAAGGTGGATTATCTGACGATCCGCAACGGATTCATCAAC GCGCATTTTGCTCCAAATGCCAAATTTGATTTCCACAGGTACATCAAAAGATCCATGGAAGATGACTATAAGAGGGTCTTGGGAATAAG TATCCCATTGTGGTCCTTTGTCCTCTTCTTTCTGCTTTTAAACTTTTCCC GTTGGCATACAATATCCTGGATATCCTTGATCCCGCTTCTC ATCCTCGTTTTGGTGGGGACTAAACTTGAACTGGTTATAATGGAGATGGCACAGCAAATCCAGGACAAGACTACAGTTGTTAGAGGAGCTCCTGTGGTGGAGCCAACCAATGACTTTTTCTGGTTCAGTCGCCCCCACTGGATCCTCTTCTTAATACACTTTACCTTGTTCGAG AATGCATACCAAATGGCATACTTCTTGTGGTCATGG TACGAGTTCGGGATCGGTTCATGCATGCATGAGAATTTGGTGATGATATTGCTTCGAGTATTCCTCGGGCTTGCCCTTCAAGCCCTCTGCAGCTACATTACATTCCCTCTGTATGCCCTG ATGGGATCTCACATGAAGAAAGCAATTTTTGAGGAGCAAACTGCCAAGGCTCTGAAGAAATGGCATCAGGCGGCTAAGAACAGGAAGAAGCTGCGCAAAGCAGGGGCAGCAACAGATACTTCTACTAGTAATGCCAATTTCACCACCCCAGATCAAGGTTCTTCACCTCTCCATCTGCTTCACAACTTCAAATGCCGCTCTAATGCTCCAGAAACAGAAAGTTATCCTCCTTCTCCAACGTCTTATCAAACTGATAATGAGCTTTCAGATCTTGAAGCTTCCGCCCGCGGACCTACACATGACGCCGCATTAGGTACTGCCACAGATCATAGAAATGTAGACCCCCATCCTCAAGATTTTTCATTTGTTAAGCTCTAG
- the LOC140016230 gene encoding uncharacterized protein, whose protein sequence is MATLSSSLVLSKNPSFHSSPSSSGSSLKTLEQCMGSTVPTNLSFGLRHSRKSSISKGVLTVRATYSDGRSSTGNLFLGGFILGGLVIGTLGCVYAPQISSALAGTDKKDLMRKLPKFIYDEDKALEKQRKKLSEKIAQLNSAIDDVSNQLRSENTPNGADVNSDEVEALI, encoded by the exons ATGGCAACTCTTTCAAGTTCCTTGGTATTATCTAAGAACCCATCATTCCATTCCTCACCCTCATCATCAG GTTCTTCTCTGAAGACATTAGAGCAATGTATGGGAAGCACTGTTCCCACCAACTTGTCCTTTGGCCTGAGGCATTCAAGGAAATCATCCATATCTAAAGGAGTGCTAACTGTTCGTGCAACCTATAG TGATGGAAGGTCAAGCACTGGGAATCTCTTCCTTGGAGGCTTTATTTTGGGAGGATTAGTTATTGGGACACTTGGTTGTGTATATGCACCTCAG ATCAGCAGTGCACTAGCTGGAACTGACAAAAAGGACCTGATGAGAAAATTGCCAAAATTCATATATGATGAAGACAAAGCTTTGGAG AAACAGCGGAAGAAACTATCAGAGAAGATTGCACAGCTGAACTCTGCTATAGATGATGTTTCAAATCAGCTGCGATCAGAAAATACCCCAAATGGAGCAGATGTTAACTCGGATGAAGTTGAGGCACTTATATAA
- the LOC140015640 gene encoding glyceraldehyde-3-phosphate dehydrogenase B, chloroplastic: protein MASTHAALASSRIPTNTRLVSKTSHYNSFPAQYSFSKRLEVDEYSGLRSSGCVTFATNSRETSFFDAVAVQLTPKRQNAGSTPVKGETVAKLKVAINGFGRIGRNFLRCWHGRKNSPLDVIVVNDSAGVKNASHLLKYDSMLGTFKADVKVVDTETISVDGKPIQVVSSRDPLKLPWADLGIDIVIEGTGVFVDGPGAGKHIQAGAKKVIITAPAKGADIPTYVVGVNEQDYYHEVSNIVSNASCTTNCLAPFVKVLDEEFGIVKGTMTTTHSYTGDQRLLDASHRDLRRARAAALNIVPTSTGAAKAVSLVLPQLKGKLNGIALRVPTPNVSVVDLVVNVEKRGLTAEDVNAAFRKVADGPLKGILDVCDAPLVSVDFKCTDVSSTIDSSLTMVMGDDMVKVVAWYDNEWGYSQRVVDLAHLVASKWPGLVIDGSGDPLEDYCKTNAADEECKVYEA from the exons ATGGCCAGTACTCATGCAGCTCTTGCTTCTTCAAGAATCCCTACTAACACAAGGCTTGTTTCCAAAACCTCCCACTACAACTCCTTCCCTGCTCAATACTCCTTCTCCAAG AGACTTGAAGTAGATGAATACTCTGGTCTTAGATCCAGCGGATGTGTGACCTTTGCTACCAATTCAAGGGAAACTTCTTTCTTTGATGCAGTGGCCGTCCAACTTACCCCAAAGAGACAA AATGCAGGATCAACCCCAGTTAAGGGAGAAACTGTTGCCAAATTGAAGGTAGCAATAAATGGTTTTGGACGCATTGGCAGAAACTTCCTTCGGTGCTGGCATGGGCGAAAGAACTCACCACTTGATGTCATTGTTGTCAATGACAGTGCAGGTGTTAAGAAT GCATCTCACTTGCTAAAGTATGATTCGATGCTTGGAACCTTCAAGGCAGATGTTAAAGTTGTGGACACTGAGACCATTAGTGTTGATGGAAAGCCCATTCAGGTCGTCTCGAGTAGGGATCCTCTCAAGCTTCCTTGGGCTGACCTTGGCATTGATATCGTTATTGAG GGAACAGGCGTATTTGTGGATGGCCCAGGAGCTGGGAAGCATATCCAAGCTGGTGCAAAGAAAGTCATTATCACTGCTCCAGCAAAAGGTGCTGACATCCCAACCTACGTTGTGGGAGTGAATGAGCAGGATTACTACCACGAGGTCTCTAATATCGTAAG CAATGCTTCTTGTACCACAAACTGTTTGGCTCCTTTCGTGAAGGTCTTGGATGAAGAATTTG GCATTGTGAAGGGAACAATGACAACCACCCACTCCTATACTGGTGATCAG AGGCTTTTAGATGCATCACACCGGGACCTGAGGCGAGCCAGAGCTGCAGCATTAAACATTGTCCCAACAAGCACGGGTGCAGCTAAGGCAGTGTCATTGGTGCTGCCGCAGCTGAAGGGTAAACTCAATGGCATTGCGCTCCGGGTTCCGACACCTAACGTGTCTGTGGTTGACCTTGTTGTAAACGTCGAGAAGAGAGGACTGACGGCTGAAGACGTGAATGCTGCATTCAGAAAGGTTGCTGATGGGCCGTTGAAAGGCATATTGGACGTGTGTGATGCTCCTCTTGTATCTGTCGACTTCAAATGTACCGATGTTTCTTCTACCATTGACTCCTCCTTGACGATGGTAATGGGAGATGACATGGTGAAGGTGGTTGCCTGGTACGACAATGAGTGGGGATACAG CCAACGCGTTGTGGATTTGGCTCATCTGGTAGCAAGCAAGTGGCCAGGCTTGGTTATTGACGGGAGTGGAGACCCATTGGAAGACTACTGCAAGACAAACGCTGCTGATGAGGAGTGCAAAGTTTATGAAGCCTAA
- the LOC113712440 gene encoding serine/threonine-protein kinase/endoribonuclease IRE1b-like isoform X1, producing MRGISVPLVFLVILLVLVVVVSSLVVVVASGPPSNSRSSDLDDDSDIPASHLPLPLTSKHDTAVVAAPDGTIYLVEINSGKVLWSFASGSAIFSSYQAVHHNEGQRNNATTWADDFFIDIGEDWQLYVNGNGLKNVKLPVSVEEFLNGTPFISASGGIMLGSKKSTIFIVDAKTGKVIHTLCSDTVRAVEHEHSDESTLVAGTDFGGWVPHSATNLDGIEEPLYVTRKDYVLKFTNMKTGKILWYLMFAEIEASYQCNAIESFLGSVFYTEDQVSLRKNLDAKLQLHCPPKPVVYRIRDHSSFKSLFKTNSLPDAFAGDKVLLLPAPDLDPMLQLVEKILGLHQSNGGDIGLALPTPESEDFGVVALPEGDIGQIHEIGGFANLIGSHFWFVALFGGLMLLIVTFFVSHLVVKEQGKLNKGVEMPNIQALTTRKKKLRKPRTNSKTAERKKKNVSHDQMVKDINVLPDYERAKKFLQLGLPNNSDGFMDGRNIGRLFVSTTEIAKGSNGTVVLEGIYDGRPVAVKRLVQTHHNVAFKEIQNLIASDHHPNIVRWFGVEYDQDFVYLALERCACSFYDLILLSCSSSQNQETYQDGDFNCAGNEFVRLGLLGDNHALQLSKSNGYPSHHLLKLMRDVVRGLAHLHELGIIHRDLKPQNVLVTKERVLCAKLSDMGISKRLSGDMSSLTKHATGYGSSGWQAPEQLLHERQTRAVDLFSLGCLLFFCITGGKHPFGEILERDVNIVNNQKDLFLIENLPEATDLIASLLHCNPELRPKATQVACHPLFWDSEMRLSFLRDASDRVELEDREKESELLKALESIGNVALGGKWDERMDTAFISDIGRYRRYKFDSVRDLLRVIRNKLNHYRELPKDIQGILGQVPEGFDNYFSTRFPKLVIEVFKVFHLYCAEEEEAFINKYFKCDYM from the exons ATGAGGGGTATTTCAGTTCCTCTTGTATTTTTAGTAATACTGCTGgtactagtagtagtagtatcaTCTTTAGTTGTTGTCGTTGCATCCGGACCTCCATCAAACTCACGGAGTTCCGACCTGGATGATGATTCGGATATTCCTGCTTCCCACCTTCCATTGCCGCTGACGTC TAAACATGATACAGCAGTGGTGGCCGCCCCGGATGGCACCATATACTTAGTGGAGATCAACTCAGGAAAAGTGCTATGGTCGTTTGCATCAGGCTCCGCGATTTTTTCATCTTATCAGGCTGTCCACCATAATGAAGGTCAACGGAACAATGCCACCACATGGGCCGATGATTTTTTCATAGACATTGGAGAAGATTGGCAGCTGTATGTCAATGGAAATGGCTTGAAGAATGTG AAACTCCCAGTGAGTGTCGAAGAATTCCTAAATGGCACTCCTTTCATATCAGCTAGCGGTGGAATTATGTTAGGCTCGAAGAAATCAACAATTTTCATTGTTGATGCCAAAACTGGAAAAGTAATTCATACCCTGTGTTCAGACACTGTTAGAGCAGTTGAGCATGAGCACAGTGATGAAAGTACCCTTGTCGCAGGGACAGATTTTGGAGGATGGGTTCCTCATAGTGCCACGAATTTGGATGGAATTGAAGAGCCACTTTATGTTACTAGGAAGGATTATGTTCTAAAGTTTACTAATATGAAGacaggaaagattttatggtaTCTAATGTTTGCTGAGATTGAAGCTTCCTATCAATGCAATGCAATTGAAAGTTTTCTGGGTAGTGTCTTTTATACAGAAGATCAAGTTAGCCTTAGAAAGAATCTTGATGCCAAGTTGCAGCTTCATTGTCCTCCAAAGCCTGTTGTCTACCGCATACGTGATCACAGTTCGTTCAAGTCTCTTTTCAAGACTAATAGTTTGCCAGATGCTTTTGCTGGGGACAAAGTGCTCTTGCTACCTGCACCTGACCTTGATCCTATGTTACAGCTGGTCGAAAAGATATTAGGTTTGCATCAAAGTAATGGAGGTGATATAGGGCTTGCTCTACCCACTCCTGAGAGTGAAGATTTTGGAGTCGTGGCTTTGCCTGAAGGAGATATTGGTCAAATTCATGAGATTGGAGGTTTTGCTAATTTAATAGGATCTCATTTCTGGTTTGTTGCCCTTTTTGGTGGTCTTATGCTCCTAATTGTTACTTTCTTTGTTAGTCACTTGGTAGTTAAAGAACAAGGTAAGTTAAACAAGGGAGTTGAGATGCCCAATATCCAAGCTTTAACAACCAGAAAGAAGAAACTTCGAAAACCAAGAACAAATAGCAAAACTgctgagagaaagaaaaagaatgtttctcatgatcaaATGGTCAAAGACATCAATGTGCTCCCAGATTATGAAAGAGCAAAAAAATTCTTACAACTTGGGTTGCCTAATAATTCAGATGGTTTCATGGACGGACGCAACATTGGCAGATTGTTTGTCTCAACCACAGAAATTGCAAAGGGAAGCAACGGTACCGTCGTGCTTGAGGGAATTTATGATGGTCGTCCAGTTGCTGTTAAGCGCCTTGTACAGACCCATCACAACGTGGCATTTAAAGAGATTCAGAATCTCATTGCCTCTGATCACCATCCAAATATTGTGAGATGGTTTGGTGTGGAGTATGATCAAGATTTTGTCTATCTTGCTCTGGAACGTTGTGCCTGTAGCTTTTATGACCTGATATTATTGTCCTGCTCTAGCtcacaaaatcaagaaacttACCAGGATGGAGATTTTAACTGTGCTGGCAATGAATTTGTTCGACTAGGGTTGCTAGGAGATAACCATGCTCTCCAGTTATCGAAGTCGAATGGGTATCCTTCGCATCATTTGTTAAAATTAATGAG GGATGTTGTTCGGGGGCTTGCTCATTTGCATGAACTTGGTATTATTCATCGGGATTTAAAGCCTCAAAATGTTCTTGTAACAAAGGAAAGAGTTTTATGTGCCAAACTTTCAGATATGGGCATCAGCAAGCGCCTTTCTGGGGATATGTCTTCTTTAACAAAGCATGCAACTG GTTATGGGAGTTCAGGGTGGCAAGCACCTGAGCAACTTCTTCATGAACGTCAGACGCGAGCTGTAGATTTGTTCAGTCTAGGCTGTCTTCTCTTCTTTTGTATTACCGGTGGCAAACACCCATTCGGTGAAATCCTTGAACGTGATGTGAATATAGTTAATAACCAAAAAGACTTGTTCTTGATAGAAAACCTTCCTGAAGCAACAGATTTGATCGCTTCTCTCTTGCATTGCAACCCTGAGTTGAG gCCAAAAGCAACTCAAGTAGCATGTCATCCTTTGTTTTGGGATTCAGAGATGCGACTTTCATTTCTTCGAGATGCCAGCGATAGGGTGGAATTGGAGGATAGGGAGAAGGAATCTGAACTGCTGAAAGCATTGGAAAGTATTGGAAATGTGGCTTTAGGTGGTAAATGGGATGAAAGGATGGATACTGCTTTTATCAGTGATATTGGACGTTACAGGCGGTACAAGTTTGATAGTGTTCGGGACTTGTTGCGTGTAATACGAAACAAGTTAAACCACTATAGAGAACTTCCAAAGGATATCCAGGGAATTCTTGGGCAAGTCCCTGAAGGATTTGATAATTACTTTTCTACACGATTCCCGAAACTTGTAATAGAGGTTTTTAAGGTGTTTCACTTGTATTGTGCAGAAGAGGAAGAAGCCTTTATCAACAAGTACTTTAAATGCGATTACATGTAA
- the LOC113712440 gene encoding serine/threonine-protein kinase/endoribonuclease IRE1b-like isoform X2: MLGSKKSTIFIVDAKTGKVIHTLCSDTVRAVEHEHSDESTLVAGTDFGGWVPHSATNLDGIEEPLYVTRKDYVLKFTNMKTGKILWYLMFAEIEASYQCNAIESFLGSVFYTEDQVSLRKNLDAKLQLHCPPKPVVYRIRDHSSFKSLFKTNSLPDAFAGDKVLLLPAPDLDPMLQLVEKILGLHQSNGGDIGLALPTPESEDFGVVALPEGDIGQIHEIGGFANLIGSHFWFVALFGGLMLLIVTFFVSHLVVKEQGKLNKGVEMPNIQALTTRKKKLRKPRTNSKTAERKKKNVSHDQMVKDINVLPDYERAKKFLQLGLPNNSDGFMDGRNIGRLFVSTTEIAKGSNGTVVLEGIYDGRPVAVKRLVQTHHNVAFKEIQNLIASDHHPNIVRWFGVEYDQDFVYLALERCACSFYDLILLSCSSSQNQETYQDGDFNCAGNEFVRLGLLGDNHALQLSKSNGYPSHHLLKLMRDVVRGLAHLHELGIIHRDLKPQNVLVTKERVLCAKLSDMGISKRLSGDMSSLTKHATGYGSSGWQAPEQLLHERQTRAVDLFSLGCLLFFCITGGKHPFGEILERDVNIVNNQKDLFLIENLPEATDLIASLLHCNPELRPKATQVACHPLFWDSEMRLSFLRDASDRVELEDREKESELLKALESIGNVALGGKWDERMDTAFISDIGRYRRYKFDSVRDLLRVIRNKLNHYRELPKDIQGILGQVPEGFDNYFSTRFPKLVIEVFKVFHLYCAEEEEAFINKYFKCDYM; this comes from the exons ATGTTAGGCTCGAAGAAATCAACAATTTTCATTGTTGATGCCAAAACTGGAAAAGTAATTCATACCCTGTGTTCAGACACTGTTAGAGCAGTTGAGCATGAGCACAGTGATGAAAGTACCCTTGTCGCAGGGACAGATTTTGGAGGATGGGTTCCTCATAGTGCCACGAATTTGGATGGAATTGAAGAGCCACTTTATGTTACTAGGAAGGATTATGTTCTAAAGTTTACTAATATGAAGacaggaaagattttatggtaTCTAATGTTTGCTGAGATTGAAGCTTCCTATCAATGCAATGCAATTGAAAGTTTTCTGGGTAGTGTCTTTTATACAGAAGATCAAGTTAGCCTTAGAAAGAATCTTGATGCCAAGTTGCAGCTTCATTGTCCTCCAAAGCCTGTTGTCTACCGCATACGTGATCACAGTTCGTTCAAGTCTCTTTTCAAGACTAATAGTTTGCCAGATGCTTTTGCTGGGGACAAAGTGCTCTTGCTACCTGCACCTGACCTTGATCCTATGTTACAGCTGGTCGAAAAGATATTAGGTTTGCATCAAAGTAATGGAGGTGATATAGGGCTTGCTCTACCCACTCCTGAGAGTGAAGATTTTGGAGTCGTGGCTTTGCCTGAAGGAGATATTGGTCAAATTCATGAGATTGGAGGTTTTGCTAATTTAATAGGATCTCATTTCTGGTTTGTTGCCCTTTTTGGTGGTCTTATGCTCCTAATTGTTACTTTCTTTGTTAGTCACTTGGTAGTTAAAGAACAAGGTAAGTTAAACAAGGGAGTTGAGATGCCCAATATCCAAGCTTTAACAACCAGAAAGAAGAAACTTCGAAAACCAAGAACAAATAGCAAAACTgctgagagaaagaaaaagaatgtttctcatgatcaaATGGTCAAAGACATCAATGTGCTCCCAGATTATGAAAGAGCAAAAAAATTCTTACAACTTGGGTTGCCTAATAATTCAGATGGTTTCATGGACGGACGCAACATTGGCAGATTGTTTGTCTCAACCACAGAAATTGCAAAGGGAAGCAACGGTACCGTCGTGCTTGAGGGAATTTATGATGGTCGTCCAGTTGCTGTTAAGCGCCTTGTACAGACCCATCACAACGTGGCATTTAAAGAGATTCAGAATCTCATTGCCTCTGATCACCATCCAAATATTGTGAGATGGTTTGGTGTGGAGTATGATCAAGATTTTGTCTATCTTGCTCTGGAACGTTGTGCCTGTAGCTTTTATGACCTGATATTATTGTCCTGCTCTAGCtcacaaaatcaagaaacttACCAGGATGGAGATTTTAACTGTGCTGGCAATGAATTTGTTCGACTAGGGTTGCTAGGAGATAACCATGCTCTCCAGTTATCGAAGTCGAATGGGTATCCTTCGCATCATTTGTTAAAATTAATGAG GGATGTTGTTCGGGGGCTTGCTCATTTGCATGAACTTGGTATTATTCATCGGGATTTAAAGCCTCAAAATGTTCTTGTAACAAAGGAAAGAGTTTTATGTGCCAAACTTTCAGATATGGGCATCAGCAAGCGCCTTTCTGGGGATATGTCTTCTTTAACAAAGCATGCAACTG GTTATGGGAGTTCAGGGTGGCAAGCACCTGAGCAACTTCTTCATGAACGTCAGACGCGAGCTGTAGATTTGTTCAGTCTAGGCTGTCTTCTCTTCTTTTGTATTACCGGTGGCAAACACCCATTCGGTGAAATCCTTGAACGTGATGTGAATATAGTTAATAACCAAAAAGACTTGTTCTTGATAGAAAACCTTCCTGAAGCAACAGATTTGATCGCTTCTCTCTTGCATTGCAACCCTGAGTTGAG gCCAAAAGCAACTCAAGTAGCATGTCATCCTTTGTTTTGGGATTCAGAGATGCGACTTTCATTTCTTCGAGATGCCAGCGATAGGGTGGAATTGGAGGATAGGGAGAAGGAATCTGAACTGCTGAAAGCATTGGAAAGTATTGGAAATGTGGCTTTAGGTGGTAAATGGGATGAAAGGATGGATACTGCTTTTATCAGTGATATTGGACGTTACAGGCGGTACAAGTTTGATAGTGTTCGGGACTTGTTGCGTGTAATACGAAACAAGTTAAACCACTATAGAGAACTTCCAAAGGATATCCAGGGAATTCTTGGGCAAGTCCCTGAAGGATTTGATAATTACTTTTCTACACGATTCCCGAAACTTGTAATAGAGGTTTTTAAGGTGTTTCACTTGTATTGTGCAGAAGAGGAAGAAGCCTTTATCAACAAGTACTTTAAATGCGATTACATGTAA